In the genome of Spirochaetae bacterium HGW-Spirochaetae-1, one region contains:
- a CDS encoding 1-deoxy-D-xylulose-5-phosphate reductoisomerase translates to MSKTITILGSTGSIGLSSLRVLRMLGDSYTVYGLSCCRNLPELEKQIDEFRPSAVAVDSIEVQSSDHFRRLKGRYPGVEFIEGEDCVALLAGRSVDVVVSAIVGAAGLRPSFAALNASPRIALANKETLVMAGPLFMSAVKDRGVELIPVDSEHSAIFSLLHDKRRGDIDRIILTASGGSLRNTPMESLADVSPEQALDHPTWNMGSKITIDSATLMNKGLEVIEAHHLFNVDYEHIDVIIHKESIVHSMVETVDGSVFAHLGIADMALPILNALTYPEKIRNNFGRLDLTKYGSLNFHVCDDARYPALKLCYEAGKRGGTAPAALNAANEIAVDAFLKRETGFTDIAKIVEKTLEQHGVVDNPSLGDILDADRTAREISAGFLKNKRK, encoded by the coding sequence ATGTCAAAAACAATTACCATACTGGGTTCTACGGGGTCCATCGGGCTTTCGTCGCTTCGCGTTCTAAGAATGTTGGGCGACAGTTATACGGTCTATGGCCTTTCATGCTGCAGGAATCTGCCGGAGCTTGAGAAACAGATTGATGAATTCCGTCCCTCCGCTGTTGCAGTTGATTCTATCGAAGTACAGTCGAGCGATCATTTCAGGCGGCTTAAGGGCAGGTATCCCGGCGTGGAGTTCATCGAGGGTGAAGACTGTGTGGCCCTGCTGGCAGGAAGGTCCGTTGATGTTGTTGTTTCCGCAATCGTGGGCGCAGCCGGCCTGCGGCCATCCTTTGCCGCATTGAACGCGTCGCCTCGGATAGCGCTGGCGAACAAGGAGACGCTGGTCATGGCAGGCCCGCTTTTCATGTCGGCGGTGAAGGATCGCGGCGTGGAACTTATCCCCGTAGACAGCGAGCACAGCGCTATTTTTTCACTCCTGCACGATAAAAGGCGCGGTGATATAGACAGAATAATTCTCACGGCGTCGGGCGGCAGCCTGAGAAACACGCCTATGGAAAGCCTGGCGGACGTATCACCGGAGCAGGCTCTGGACCATCCCACGTGGAATATGGGCAGCAAAATAACCATAGATTCGGCGACTCTCATGAATAAGGGTCTTGAAGTGATAGAAGCACATCATCTTTTCAATGTGGATTATGAGCATATCGATGTGATAATTCACAAAGAAAGCATCGTCCATTCCATGGTGGAGACTGTGGATGGTTCCGTCTTTGCGCACCTGGGGATAGCCGATATGGCCCTGCCCATACTCAATGCGCTCACCTATCCCGAAAAAATACGTAACAATTTCGGGAGACTCGATCTCACAAAGTATGGTTCTCTGAACTTTCACGTTTGTGATGATGCGAGATATCCGGCACTGAAGCTCTGTTATGAAGCGGGTAAAAGGGGCGGTACGGCGCCGGCGGCGCTCAATGCGGCGAACGAGATCGCCGTTGATGCTTTTCTGAAAAGAGAAACCGGTTTTACCGATATAGCGAAAATTGTCGAAAAAACACTGGAACAGCACGGCGTCGTGGACAATCCCTCCCTCGGTGATATTCTCGATGCCGACCGCACTGCCAGGGAAATATCCGCCGGATTTCTGAAAAACAAAAGGAAGTAA
- a CDS encoding UMP kinase: MKSESGSRYKRILLKLSGEALAGEEKTGINPKILADVAGEIRDITASGVEVAMVIGAGNIFRGSLGEKLGIDRATGDYMGMLATVMNSLAMQNALEQLQVPARVMTALEMKEVAEHYSIRKALSHLEKGRVVIAAGGTGHPFFTTDTASSLRAIELGADVMLKATRVDGVYTSDPEKDPSARKIDSISYIDVIQKQLRVLDLTSVSLCMDNKLPIIVFNLFDKGSLKKVVMGEKIGTLIS; the protein is encoded by the coding sequence ATGAAATCTGAATCGGGATCCCGGTATAAGAGGATACTCCTGAAGCTGAGCGGGGAGGCCCTGGCCGGTGAGGAAAAAACCGGCATCAACCCGAAAATTCTGGCGGACGTCGCCGGGGAAATCCGTGATATAACGGCCTCCGGCGTCGAGGTTGCCATGGTTATCGGAGCCGGAAATATTTTCCGGGGTTCTCTCGGCGAGAAGCTGGGAATAGACAGGGCCACGGGGGATTATATGGGGATGCTGGCCACGGTGATGAATTCACTGGCCATGCAGAACGCCCTGGAGCAGCTGCAGGTACCGGCACGGGTCATGACTGCCCTGGAAATGAAAGAGGTGGCTGAGCACTATTCCATACGGAAGGCTCTCAGCCATCTGGAAAAGGGCCGCGTGGTAATAGCCGCCGGAGGCACGGGGCATCCCTTCTTTACCACCGATACGGCTTCGAGCCTCAGGGCCATAGAGCTCGGGGCCGACGTTATGCTCAAGGCGACGCGGGTGGATGGGGTCTATACGAGCGATCCTGAAAAGGACCCTTCCGCCAGGAAAATAGACAGTATTTCATATATTGATGTGATTCAGAAACAGCTCAGGGTTTTAGACTTGACGTCTGTTTCATTATGTATGGATAATAAGTTGCCGATTATCGTCTTTAATCTTTTCGATAAAGGTTCGTTGAAAAAGGTTGTGATGGGAGAAAAAATCGGCACGTTAATATCCTGA
- a CDS encoding phosphatidate cytidylyltransferase, with protein sequence MNDRTKETIKRIASALVALPVYFFAIITSSFQDIPLVVISLVISMICLLEFYQISEREEGKPFIAAGMVMAFLVNIIMYLFAFGKVYGYNSMVGAFDARLMFAVIVLFLAVLAFLQLFQRPLKGGIYSLSVTVFGVIFIVLSFSHIILMKALKDGLYYILILNATVMLNDTGAYFGGVLFGKHKTKFPASPNKSWEGYFSGLLFSMLGMMIINQVFASFFGRNLFTMVEAALIGMGLSFFGSIGDLIESAVKRDGIIKDSGSIIPGHGGMWDVFDALIVTTPLFYYYLIVKGIP encoded by the coding sequence ATGAATGACAGGACAAAGGAAACGATAAAACGTATCGCCAGCGCCCTTGTGGCATTGCCGGTGTATTTTTTCGCCATTATTACAAGCAGTTTTCAGGATATTCCCCTGGTGGTGATCTCCCTCGTGATCTCCATGATCTGTCTTCTGGAGTTTTACCAGATATCCGAAAGGGAAGAGGGAAAACCTTTTATCGCGGCAGGCATGGTCATGGCCTTCCTGGTCAATATCATCATGTACCTTTTTGCCTTCGGGAAGGTTTACGGATATAACAGCATGGTGGGCGCCTTTGATGCCCGTCTCATGTTTGCTGTTATTGTACTCTTCCTGGCAGTGCTGGCATTTCTGCAGCTCTTCCAGAGGCCCCTGAAGGGAGGCATCTATTCACTGTCCGTCACGGTCTTCGGTGTCATCTTTATTGTATTATCCTTTTCACACATTATCCTGATGAAGGCTCTGAAAGACGGATTGTATTATATCTTAATTTTGAATGCCACGGTCATGCTCAATGATACCGGCGCTTATTTTGGTGGTGTGTTATTCGGAAAACACAAGACGAAATTTCCTGCCTCGCCGAACAAATCATGGGAAGGATATTTTTCCGGTCTGCTTTTCAGCATGCTCGGCATGATGATTATTAACCAGGTCTTTGCTTCTTTTTTTGGCAGGAATCTTTTCACCATGGTGGAGGCCGCACTCATCGGTATGGGCCTGAGCTTTTTCGGCAGTATCGGCGATCTCATCGAGTCAGCCGTTAAAAGAGACGGAATTATAAAAGATTCGGGATCAATAATCCCGGGTCACGGCGGCATGTGGGATGTCTTTGACGCCCTCATCGTCACTACGCCCCTGTTTTATTATTATCTCATTGTGAAGGGTATTCCGTAG
- the tsf gene encoding translation elongation factor Ts, which translates to MAEVSSDMIKELREKTQAGMLDCKKALIETGGDMDKSVELLRKKGLAAADKKMGREATEGIIASYIHSNQKIGVLLELRTVTDFVARNEDFQILAKELCMQIAAACPLYINKEEVPADMLEKEREIYREQLKQSGKPDNVIEKIVEGKLNKFYSDVCLLEQEYIKDNKIIIKDLIKEKIATYGENIEVGRFSRFQIG; encoded by the coding sequence GTGGCTGAAGTTAGCAGTGATATGATTAAGGAATTACGTGAAAAAACACAGGCAGGGATGCTGGATTGCAAGAAGGCGCTTATCGAGACCGGCGGTGACATGGATAAGTCCGTCGAGCTTCTTCGCAAGAAAGGCCTTGCCGCCGCCGATAAAAAAATGGGAAGGGAAGCGACGGAAGGAATTATCGCCTCCTACATCCACTCAAATCAGAAAATCGGGGTTCTTCTCGAGCTGCGCACCGTTACGGATTTCGTTGCTCGAAACGAAGACTTCCAGATTCTTGCCAAGGAACTGTGCATGCAGATAGCGGCTGCGTGTCCCCTCTATATCAATAAAGAGGAAGTTCCCGCCGACATGCTTGAGAAGGAAAGGGAAATATACCGCGAGCAGCTGAAGCAGAGCGGCAAACCCGATAATGTTATTGAAAAAATCGTCGAAGGCAAGCTGAATAAATTCTATTCCGATGTATGTCTGCTCGAGCAGGAATACATCAAGGATAACAAGATCATCATCAAGGATCTCATCAAGGAAAAGATCGCTACCTACGGTGAGAATATTGAAGTAGGCCGTTTTTCCCGTTTTCAGATCGGGTAA
- the rpsB gene encoding 30S ribosomal protein S2, whose amino-acid sequence MAVVSMKALLESGVHFGHQTRRWNPKMAQYIFTARNGIHIIDLQKTMQRVKVAHGAMKDLASNNGKVLFVGTKKQAQGAIVEYAQKCGMFYVAERWLGGLLTNFKTVSKSIERLKELEKMQATDIWEAETKKERLDLQRELDKKNKILAGIKDMKKLPDALFIIDPKRESIAVNEAHKLGIPIFAVVDTNCNPDEVDFPIPGNDDAIRAIALFLDVMVNAIVEGQSGGQADLVQVEDEEGLVESEETELDVPEPDSKPAEETAGEDAPKGAVKADAKDSDYGEYDEYDEKKKTW is encoded by the coding sequence TTGGCAGTAGTATCAATGAAAGCGTTACTTGAGTCTGGCGTGCATTTCGGCCATCAGACCAGACGATGGAATCCTAAAATGGCGCAGTATATCTTCACGGCCAGAAATGGAATTCACATAATAGATCTTCAGAAGACCATGCAGAGAGTGAAAGTAGCCCATGGGGCCATGAAGGATCTGGCCTCCAATAACGGCAAGGTTCTCTTTGTAGGTACAAAAAAACAGGCTCAGGGCGCCATCGTGGAATATGCGCAGAAGTGCGGTATGTTCTATGTAGCCGAGCGCTGGCTGGGCGGGCTCCTGACTAACTTTAAAACCGTAAGCAAATCCATCGAGCGCCTGAAAGAGCTGGAAAAAATGCAGGCAACCGATATTTGGGAAGCGGAAACGAAAAAAGAAAGGCTGGATCTGCAGCGTGAGTTGGATAAGAAAAACAAAATTCTTGCCGGCATCAAAGACATGAAAAAACTTCCCGATGCCCTTTTTATCATCGATCCGAAAAGGGAATCAATCGCGGTAAATGAAGCGCATAAGCTGGGCATTCCCATTTTCGCTGTTGTGGACACAAACTGTAATCCCGATGAAGTAGATTTCCCCATTCCCGGCAACGATGACGCTATTCGCGCAATCGCCCTGTTTCTGGATGTAATGGTCAATGCCATTGTGGAAGGACAGTCGGGCGGCCAGGCCGATCTCGTGCAGGTGGAAGACGAAGAGGGTCTCGTCGAAAGTGAAGAGACTGAACTTGACGTCCCCGAACCTGATAGCAAACCCGCCGAAGAAACAGCCGGAGAAGATGCGCCTAAAGGAGCAGTAAAAGCGGACGCCAAGGACAGTGACTACGGCGAATATGATGAGTATGACGAAAAGAAAAAGACCTGGTAA
- the rseP gene encoding RIP metalloprotease RseP, with product MMYVTYILSAVVLLGLCIFIHELGHLLGGKLVGIKAKVFSMGYGRGVYKKTVNDTTYQVTLIPFGGYVQFYGEDPSESRVGKDYEFLSAAPWKRIVTVAMGPMFNLFFGILLFFVMNMVGYTKETNRVYIPEEYREEVTLSAAYKAGIRDGDRITAINGKRMNGFDDIQSQVIFSDGKELSIEVERDGKKSIYAVVPSLSPHTGRYAIGIIPFGNRVMIADVAPDDVASRAGLQQLDEVLKVDGKEIRTPEEFTDYVKVRMGQSITFDILRSGKNKKVTVTPRSNVYVSIDGNPIFDSRILDEVVKDMSLKLNGDTVFSRENFMEYIRKNKDKTVTLEHKGKSVTGKISLEERGFIGVYLAIAPEMVEVKFGVIDGLAHAFVEPYDFIVMNVKGIGMLFAGEMNVRENLSGPIRIAKIAGDVAYYKGIAAFILLMAKISIVLMVMNLLPIPAVDGSHLLFFTIEAIRGKPLNQKIMERIQTVGVLILILIGIFVIVNDISMLPIIQKLFN from the coding sequence ATGATGTATGTAACATATATTCTATCCGCCGTGGTCCTTCTCGGGCTCTGCATATTTATTCACGAGCTGGGACATCTTCTGGGCGGGAAGCTGGTGGGAATAAAAGCGAAGGTCTTTTCCATGGGATACGGCCGGGGCGTTTACAAGAAGACGGTCAATGATACGACCTACCAGGTTACCCTCATACCCTTTGGAGGGTATGTGCAGTTTTACGGGGAAGATCCGTCGGAATCCAGGGTCGGCAAGGATTATGAGTTTCTCAGCGCGGCTCCCTGGAAGCGGATTGTAACCGTTGCCATGGGTCCCATGTTCAACCTTTTCTTCGGTATCCTGCTTTTTTTCGTCATGAATATGGTGGGATATACAAAGGAGACGAACAGGGTTTACATTCCTGAGGAGTACAGGGAAGAAGTCACTCTCTCTGCCGCCTACAAGGCCGGTATCCGGGACGGTGACCGCATAACCGCAATAAATGGTAAACGCATGAACGGCTTCGATGATATCCAGTCGCAGGTGATCTTTTCCGACGGGAAAGAACTTTCAATCGAAGTAGAGCGCGATGGTAAAAAAAGCATCTATGCTGTTGTGCCTTCCCTTTCGCCCCATACGGGCAGGTACGCCATAGGTATTATTCCCTTCGGGAACAGGGTGATGATCGCCGACGTGGCTCCCGATGATGTGGCATCCCGGGCGGGTTTGCAGCAGCTTGACGAGGTGCTGAAGGTCGACGGCAAAGAAATAAGGACTCCTGAAGAGTTTACCGACTATGTAAAGGTGCGGATGGGGCAGAGCATAACCTTCGATATACTCAGAAGCGGGAAAAATAAAAAGGTAACAGTCACGCCCCGGTCGAACGTCTACGTCAGCATCGACGGCAATCCCATATTTGACAGCCGCATCCTCGATGAAGTGGTAAAGGACATGTCTCTGAAACTCAACGGTGATACGGTTTTTTCCCGGGAAAATTTTATGGAATATATCCGGAAGAACAAGGATAAAACAGTGACACTGGAGCACAAGGGCAAATCAGTTACAGGAAAAATTTCCCTGGAGGAGCGTGGATTCATCGGTGTGTATCTCGCTATAGCTCCTGAAATGGTCGAGGTAAAGTTCGGCGTAATCGATGGACTCGCCCATGCCTTTGTTGAACCCTATGACTTCATCGTGATGAACGTGAAGGGCATCGGTATGCTCTTTGCCGGAGAAATGAATGTGCGGGAAAACCTGTCGGGGCCCATTCGCATAGCAAAGATTGCCGGAGACGTGGCCTATTACAAGGGAATCGCCGCATTTATTCTTCTCATGGCGAAGATATCAATTGTTCTCATGGTAATGAATCTTCTGCCCATACCGGCTGTGGATGGCAGCCACCTCCTCTTTTTCACGATTGAGGCTATCCGGGGAAAACCTCTTAATCAAAAAATCATGGAGCGCATCCAGACCGTGGGTGTCCTGATTCTCATTCTGATCGGAATTTTTGTCATCGTCAATGACATTTCCATGCTGCCGATTATTCAGAAATTGTTTAACTGA
- a CDS encoding SRPBCC domain-containing protein, translating into MKKVPIVILLLVFIVLPLLLLGKKSIKTDIVINAPVDKVWNVLIDFDKYPEWNPFIRKATGIIKTGNTIEVTFQTKGSNPVVFTPKIILFKEYNVLRWEGRLLMPGIFTGRHTFQVKSIGTGKTQLIQKEKFYGILVPFFSFDSTVEGFTLMNEALKKRVENK; encoded by the coding sequence ATGAAAAAGGTACCAATCGTAATTCTGCTGCTCGTGTTCATCGTTCTCCCTCTTTTATTGCTGGGGAAAAAAAGCATCAAAACAGACATTGTAATAAATGCTCCGGTTGATAAGGTCTGGAACGTGCTGATTGATTTTGATAAGTATCCGGAATGGAATCCTTTTATTCGAAAGGCAACAGGAATTATAAAAACAGGGAATACTATCGAAGTTACATTCCAAACAAAGGGAAGTAATCCTGTCGTCTTCACACCAAAGATCATTTTGTTTAAAGAGTATAATGTATTACGCTGGGAAGGCAGGCTGTTGATGCCGGGGATTTTTACCGGGCGGCATACTTTTCAGGTTAAATCGATTGGTACCGGTAAAACACAACTCATTCAAAAAGAAAAATTTTATGGCATTCTGGTTCCTTTTTTCAGTTTTGACTCAACGGTCGAGGGTTTTACATTGATGAATGAGGCGCTGAAGAAACGAGTGGAAAATAAATAG
- a CDS encoding GNAT family N-acetyltransferase — MITIREVTENDLPDVEQLLSYTWADTYASFLSDKIIHKVTELWHNPQLLRKQIQNPHVHFLIAVNEDGTFVGLSTAVINDEKNIVLGRLYVHPQHQHRGIGTRLLKKSIDNFPEARTVHLEVEENDIKGVRFYLKHGFLEIERRQENMEGTILNVLIMEKPCA; from the coding sequence ATGATTACCATAAGAGAAGTCACGGAAAACGATCTGCCCGATGTTGAACAGCTCCTGAGTTATACCTGGGCCGACACCTACGCCAGCTTTCTCTCGGACAAGATCATCCACAAGGTAACGGAATTGTGGCATAATCCGCAGCTTCTCAGGAAACAGATACAGAATCCCCATGTCCATTTCCTCATTGCCGTAAACGAAGACGGGACCTTTGTGGGACTTTCCACGGCCGTAATTAATGATGAAAAAAATATTGTACTGGGAAGATTGTATGTTCACCCCCAGCATCAGCACCGGGGTATCGGCACCCGGCTCCTGAAAAAGTCAATCGACAATTTCCCTGAAGCCAGGACCGTTCACCTCGAGGTGGAGGAAAACGACATCAAGGGGGTCCGGTTCTACCTCAAGCATGGTTTCCTTGAAATAGAACGCCGGCAGGAAAATATGGAAGGTACAATTTTAAATGTTTTAATTATGGAAAAACCATGTGCATAA
- the uppS gene encoding di-trans,poly-cis-decaprenylcistransferase, translating into MKKYKDLLDPSRIPAHIGIIMDGNGRWAKKMALPRAEGHRKGAEVIEPLMDVCLDLGVKAVSLYAFSTENWLRPSTEIFALWKLLDYFFDTKLETIKQKGISVRHSGTTGKLPPKTRKTILNAVEETKKNRKAVLNLCINYGGRQEIVDGVNKWLAERGNSEKFTQGKMEKYLYTAGLPEVDLVIRTSGECRISNFLLWQLAYAELAFIDVLWPDFMPEHLYKAIYDYQQRERRYGGL; encoded by the coding sequence ATGAAAAAATACAAAGACCTATTAGATCCATCGAGAATTCCGGCCCATATCGGCATCATCATGGACGGGAATGGACGCTGGGCCAAAAAAATGGCGCTGCCCCGTGCTGAAGGTCATAGAAAAGGGGCCGAGGTCATCGAACCCCTCATGGATGTCTGCCTGGACCTTGGTGTAAAGGCCGTATCCTTATATGCCTTTTCCACGGAGAACTGGCTCAGGCCCAGCACCGAGATCTTTGCTTTATGGAAACTCCTGGACTATTTTTTTGATACGAAACTGGAGACCATCAAACAGAAAGGCATATCGGTCCGCCATTCAGGAACTACGGGCAAACTCCCCCCAAAAACTCGAAAAACCATCCTCAACGCCGTCGAGGAAACAAAGAAAAACAGGAAGGCCGTTCTCAATCTCTGTATCAATTACGGCGGCCGGCAGGAAATTGTCGACGGGGTGAATAAATGGCTTGCGGAGCGGGGGAATTCTGAAAAATTTACCCAGGGTAAAATGGAAAAATATCTTTATACGGCGGGACTGCCCGAGGTCGACCTGGTCATACGCACCAGCGGGGAATGCCGGATCAGTAATTTTTTATTGTGGCAGCTCGCCTATGCGGAACTCGCTTTTATTGATGTACTGTGGCCGGATTTTATGCCGGAACATCTGTATAAAGCAATTTATGATTATCAACAGAGAGAAAGGAGATACGGCGGATTATGA
- a CDS encoding ribosome recycling factor — protein MEDIILDVEDRMKKSIAALQKDFVAIRTGRANPAMFDGINVDVYGTQMPLNQVATISIPEPRLVIIQPWDAGNLGNIEKAILKSDLSVNPNNDGRLIRIQIPDLTEERRKEYVKVAKHKAEECRISIRNVRRDGNDMIKSLEKDKDISEDDSKGALARIQKLTDKFVEDVQKLTDNKEKEILSL, from the coding sequence GTGGAAGATATAATTTTAGACGTAGAAGACAGAATGAAAAAAAGCATTGCCGCCCTGCAGAAGGATTTTGTGGCAATACGGACGGGAAGGGCGAATCCGGCCATGTTTGACGGTATTAACGTCGATGTCTATGGAACACAGATGCCACTGAACCAGGTGGCGACGATTTCAATACCGGAACCCCGTCTGGTTATCATTCAGCCCTGGGATGCCGGAAATCTGGGCAATATCGAGAAAGCGATTCTCAAATCCGATCTATCGGTCAATCCAAATAATGACGGAAGGCTCATCCGTATTCAGATTCCCGATCTTACCGAGGAGAGGAGAAAAGAATATGTGAAGGTGGCGAAACATAAGGCCGAGGAATGCCGTATCTCCATCCGCAATGTCCGCAGGGACGGGAATGATATGATCAAGTCCCTTGAAAAGGATAAGGATATATCTGAAGACGATTCGAAAGGCGCTTTGGCCAGGATCCAGAAGCTCACGGACAAATTCGTGGAAGATGTTCAGAAACTGACTGATAATAAAGAAAAAGAAATTCTCAGCCTTTGA